From Leptotrichia wadei, one genomic window encodes:
- a CDS encoding type II toxin-antitoxin system HicA family toxin: MTSTEMIKLLKKNGFVQIAGGKGSHKKFYNQSTGKSTIVPDHKQELGKGLEHRILKQAGLK, from the coding sequence ATGACGTCAACGGAAATGATAAAATTGCTTAAAAAGAACGGATTTGTGCAAATTGCAGGCGGCAAAGGTTCTCATAAGAAATTTTATAATCAGAGTACGGGCAAATCAACTATTGTTCCTGATCATAAACAAGAACTTGGTAAAGGTTTGGAGCATAGAATTTTAAAACAGGCTGGACTTAAATAA
- a CDS encoding type II toxin-antitoxin system HicB family antitoxin, with protein sequence MVVYPAIFHKSVEGGYVVVFPDFDYGATEGKSLEEAMEMAEDYIGTWLYDDFVNNRKLTVPSKLNDVSIEISEDEKEFYVEGESFKTLVALDMLKYVSECKNTVVRKNVSIPSWLNEMAKNQNLNFSQILQNALKQELKIEY encoded by the coding sequence ATGGTAGTATACCCAGCAATATTTCATAAATCAGTAGAAGGAGGATATGTTGTAGTATTTCCAGATTTTGATTATGGGGCAACAGAAGGGAAGTCATTAGAAGAAGCAATGGAAATGGCTGAAGATTATATTGGTACTTGGTTGTATGATGACTTTGTGAATAATAGAAAATTGACAGTTCCGAGTAAATTAAATGATGTTTCTATTGAGATTTCTGAAGATGAAAAGGAATTTTATGTGGAAGGTGAAAGTTTTAAGACGTTAGTTGCTTTGGATATGTTGAAATACGTGAGTGAGTGTAAAAATACAGTAGTTAGAAAAAATGTATCTATACCTAGTTGGCTAAACGAAATGGCAAAAAATCAAAATCTGAATTTTTCTCAAATATTACAAAATGCTTTAAAACAAGAATTAAAAATAGAATATTAA
- a CDS encoding dTMP kinase, with translation MGKLIIVEGTDGSGKQTQTELLCKKLKEIKGEGKVKKISFPNYESRASEPVKMYLAGEFGETVESVNAYAASVLYSIDRFASFKTEWEKFYEDGGIVISDRYTISNMIHQVPKIQDKAEREKYLDWLTDLEWGKIGIPKPDVVFFLDIPFEISQKLMEDRENKITGKKEKDIHERDKNYLKNAYEVAKDLSVKYGWNVISCVNENELRGIEDINNEMLEIILKSI, from the coding sequence ATGGGAAAATTAATAATTGTAGAGGGAACAGATGGAAGCGGGAAGCAGACGCAGACAGAATTGCTGTGTAAAAAATTGAAGGAAATAAAGGGAGAAGGGAAAGTAAAAAAAATATCTTTTCCAAATTATGAGAGTAGAGCTTCAGAGCCTGTAAAAATGTATCTTGCAGGTGAATTTGGGGAAACTGTGGAAAGTGTTAATGCCTATGCGGCTTCGGTGCTTTATTCGATTGACAGGTTTGCTTCGTTTAAGACTGAATGGGAAAAGTTTTATGAGGATGGAGGGATTGTGATTAGTGACAGATATACAATTTCAAATATGATTCATCAAGTTCCAAAAATTCAGGATAAAGCAGAAAGAGAAAAATATTTAGATTGGCTTACAGATTTAGAGTGGGGGAAAATTGGGATACCGAAGCCAGATGTTGTATTTTTTTTGGATATTCCTTTTGAAATTAGTCAGAAGCTTATGGAAGACAGGGAAAATAAGATAACTGGGAAGAAGGAAAAGGATATTCATGAGAGGGATAAAAATTATTTGAAAAATGCTTATGAGGTGGCAAAGGATCTTTCGGTAAAATATGGATGGAATGTAATTTCTTGTGTTAATGAGAATGAATTGAGGGGAATAGAGGATATAAATAATGAGATGCTGGAAATAATATTGAAGAGTATATAG
- the recA gene encoding recombinase RecA: MARKKAEEKDDKKLSEREKMLNLALKQIEKDYGEGAIMKLGENQKMNIRAISTGSLNLDIALGVGGVPRGRIIEIYGAESSGKTTLALHIIAEAQKAGGTVAFIDAEHALDPVYAKALGVNIDELLISQPDTGEQALEISDMLVRSGAMDVIVVDSVAALVPKAEIEGEMGDQQMGLQARLMSKALRKLTGSIAKSDTVMIFINQIREKIGGFSFTPGPQTTTSGGRALKFFSTVRMEVKRVGSVKQGDDVIGNEVLVKVTKNKVAPPFKEARFNVMYGQGISRIGEVLDAAINLGIASKAGAWFSYGEERLGQGRVNVENMLKENKELYERLERDVLEAIRPKNKENEQENPENIENDQIQNDENGEMEGNEN; encoded by the coding sequence ATGGCTAGAAAAAAAGCAGAAGAAAAAGATGATAAAAAATTAAGTGAAAGAGAGAAAATGCTTAATTTGGCACTGAAGCAAATCGAGAAAGATTATGGTGAAGGTGCTATAATGAAACTTGGTGAAAATCAAAAAATGAATATTAGGGCTATTTCTACAGGAAGCTTGAATTTGGATATAGCACTTGGGGTTGGTGGAGTTCCAAGAGGGAGAATTATTGAGATTTATGGAGCAGAGTCTTCGGGGAAAACTACTCTTGCGCTTCATATTATTGCAGAAGCTCAAAAGGCTGGAGGAACTGTGGCATTTATTGATGCGGAACATGCTCTTGATCCAGTTTATGCAAAGGCTCTTGGAGTGAATATTGATGAACTTTTAATTTCACAGCCTGATACTGGGGAGCAGGCGCTTGAAATTTCAGATATGCTTGTCAGAAGTGGTGCGATGGATGTAATTGTTGTGGATTCGGTTGCGGCGCTTGTTCCGAAAGCTGAAATTGAAGGGGAAATGGGAGATCAGCAAATGGGACTTCAGGCAAGACTTATGTCAAAAGCACTTAGAAAATTGACAGGAAGCATTGCAAAATCTGATACGGTTATGATTTTTATTAACCAAATAAGAGAAAAAATTGGAGGATTTTCATTTACTCCAGGTCCACAGACAACAACTTCAGGAGGACGTGCATTAAAATTCTTCTCAACAGTTAGAATGGAAGTAAAAAGAGTGGGTTCTGTGAAGCAAGGGGACGATGTTATTGGAAATGAAGTTCTGGTAAAAGTTACTAAAAATAAAGTTGCTCCGCCATTTAAAGAAGCTAGATTTAATGTTATGTATGGACAGGGAATTTCTAGAATTGGAGAAGTGCTGGATGCAGCGATAAATTTAGGAATCGCTTCAAAGGCTGGTGCTTGGTTCAGTTATGGAGAAGAGAGATTAGGACAAGGTCGTGTAAATGTGGAAAATATGCTAAAGGAAAATAAGGAGCTTTACGAAAGACTGGAAAGAGATGTGCTGGAAGCCATTCGTCCTAAAAACAAAGAGAATGAACAGGAAAACCCTGAAAATATAGAAAATGACCAAATTCAAAATGATGAAAATGGTGAAATGGAAGGCAATGAAAATTAA
- a CDS encoding regulatory protein RecX, with amino-acid sequence MKINRIYRNKIYLDTGEIMDVSPLIRQRYDLKVNDDIERFYDEVSYEASLEKGIFLISLKERTKKEVRLKLEEKYRNKAAILRAIEKLEEFGYLNDLDYAMSYIESRTYGKNRISYNLFQKGINKDLVEKAYLTLDEEKEENVEDVKLEKLIEKKGKKVNVNNERDEKKIKEEQKLIQYLARQGFSLDKIFKKLKEYKGNYE; translated from the coding sequence ATGAAAATTAATAGAATTTATCGGAATAAAATATATCTTGATACTGGGGAAATTATGGATGTAAGCCCGCTTATAAGGCAAAGATATGATTTGAAGGTAAATGATGATATTGAGAGGTTTTATGATGAGGTTTCTTATGAAGCCTCTCTTGAAAAGGGGATTTTTCTAATTTCATTAAAGGAAAGGACAAAAAAGGAAGTGCGGCTAAAATTAGAGGAAAAATATAGAAATAAGGCAGCTATTTTACGGGCAATAGAAAAACTGGAGGAGTTTGGGTATTTAAATGACTTGGATTATGCAATGTCGTATATTGAAAGTAGAACGTATGGGAAAAACCGTATTTCCTATAATCTTTTTCAAAAGGGAATCAATAAAGATTTGGTTGAAAAGGCATATTTGACTTTGGATGAGGAAAAGGAAGAAAATGTTGAAGATGTAAAATTAGAAAAATTGATTGAAAAAAAAGGTAAAAAAGTTAATGTAAATAATGAGCGGGATGAAAAAAAAATAAAGGAAGAGCAGAAACTTATACAGTATTTGGCAAGGCAGGGATTTTCTCTTGACAAGATTTTTAAGAAATTGAAGGAATATAAGGGAAATTATGAATAA
- a CDS encoding lysophospholipid acyltransferase family protein, whose translation MRTIFYHLVLVGTFIYGSIFHIWYLIFNRGEKRYRYVCRVAKNWGKNLIWGSGSKVNVIYKNGSEEEVRKIRENNEAVILISNHQSNVDIPALLGYLPLDFSFIAKKEMKKWPAIGRWMRSFDCIFLDRKNARQGMKDMKDAISKIKKGHSYVIFPEGSRSKDGTIGEFKKGSFKLATDTNARILPIAIVGTYEVQSRKSLKITPNKNIKIIVDKPVDLKNMSREEKKDVHNVVNKIIKDNYAKEKNL comes from the coding sequence ATGAGAACCATATTTTATCATCTTGTACTTGTAGGTACTTTTATTTATGGAAGTATTTTTCATATTTGGTATCTAATATTTAATAGGGGTGAAAAAAGATACAGATATGTGTGCAGGGTAGCGAAAAATTGGGGGAAGAATTTAATATGGGGTTCTGGAAGTAAAGTAAATGTTATTTATAAAAATGGAAGTGAAGAGGAAGTAAGGAAAATACGAGAAAATAATGAAGCTGTCATATTAATTTCAAATCATCAGAGTAATGTTGACATTCCAGCATTGCTTGGGTATTTGCCGCTTGACTTTTCGTTTATTGCTAAGAAGGAAATGAAAAAATGGCCTGCTATTGGGCGATGGATGCGTTCGTTTGACTGTATTTTTCTGGACAGGAAAAATGCTAGGCAAGGGATGAAGGATATGAAGGATGCGATAAGCAAAATAAAAAAAGGACATTCCTATGTGATTTTCCCTGAAGGAAGCAGAAGCAAGGATGGAACAATTGGAGAATTTAAAAAGGGAAGTTTTAAACTTGCGACTGATACGAATGCTAGGATTTTGCCGATTGCAATAGTGGGGACTTATGAGGTGCAAAGCCGTAAAAGTTTGAAAATAACACCAAATAAAAATATAAAAATTATTGTGGATAAACCAGTTGACTTGAAAAATATGTCAAGGGAAGAAAAAAAAGATGTGCATAATGTTGTAAATAAAATTATAAAGGATAATTATGCGAAAGAAAAAAATCTTTAA
- a CDS encoding XTP/dITP diphosphatase gives MKVFLATKNKGKIKDFEKLTEGMDLEVVTILDGMDIPDVVEDGDTFEENSMKKAKEIAGYTGIVTISDDSGLCVDCLDGGPGVYSARFAGENASDRERNEKLLEVMKDVKKEDRQAHFVSVVSIAFPNGEIHSFRGEVNGEILFELRGSNGFGYNPLFYSYELKKSFGEADDEERKKVSHRARAFRKLIDSGLLEEK, from the coding sequence ATGAAGGTGTTTTTGGCAACTAAAAATAAAGGGAAAATAAAAGATTTTGAAAAATTGACTGAGGGAATGGATTTGGAAGTTGTGACTATTCTGGATGGGATGGATATTCCTGATGTTGTGGAAGATGGAGATACTTTTGAGGAAAATTCTATGAAGAAGGCTAAGGAAATAGCTGGTTATACTGGAATTGTGACGATTTCTGATGATTCGGGACTTTGTGTGGATTGTTTGGATGGAGGGCCTGGAGTGTATTCGGCACGGTTTGCTGGGGAAAATGCGAGCGATAGAGAGAGAAATGAAAAGTTGCTTGAAGTGATGAAGGATGTAAAGAAAGAGGATAGGCAAGCGCATTTTGTATCTGTTGTGAGTATTGCTTTTCCAAACGGAGAAATTCATTCGTTTCGTGGCGAAGTAAATGGAGAAATTTTATTTGAGCTGAGAGGAAGCAATGGATTTGGGTATAATCCGTTATTTTATTCGTATGAGCTGAAAAAATCATTTGGAGAAGCTGATGATGAGGAAAGAAAAAAGGTTAGTCATAGGGCTAGGGCATTTAGAAAACTGATTGATTCAGGACTTCTTGAAGAAAAATAG
- the alr gene encoding alanine racemase: protein MLVNLEINKSNLEKNLKIVRSINKNLICVIKDNAYGLGIENILPILMENKCDYFAVAYIEEAVKIQKLLENLKLKNQNGKIKVMALNYVKPENVGDAIRNNIELTVFNFSQLLDYLKILDEFFENMTLKIHIKVNSGMNRLGFDKNEILELVKIVKKYNLNNKSKNRLEIISIFSHISDAENQAETEKQVEKYEKILKIFSQNNVRYKYSHLQASPLLFKYGKKYNYDFARIGMALYGMEPLSTDVGLLDVITVKSKIINIRNVKKNDKVSYGSKGIVKHDSKIGIVAIGYAHGLQKQIENSNKAYILVNGQKAKIIGEICMDMIFVDLTNIENVKMNDEVVIIGSQKNAENGIVEKITLRQMARWAKTIQDDVLTKFGGIKKTVG from the coding sequence ATGTTGGTAAATCTGGAAATAAATAAATCAAATTTGGAAAAAAATCTGAAAATAGTCCGTTCCATTAATAAAAATCTTATTTGTGTAATCAAAGATAACGCCTACGGGCTAGGAATTGAGAACATCCTGCCAATACTTATGGAGAATAAATGTGATTATTTTGCAGTGGCATATATTGAAGAGGCGGTAAAAATCCAGAAACTGCTGGAAAATTTAAAATTAAAGAATCAGAATGGCAAAATAAAAGTTATGGCTCTTAATTATGTAAAGCCTGAAAATGTAGGAGATGCAATAAGAAATAACATTGAATTAACAGTTTTTAACTTTTCGCAGCTACTTGATTATTTAAAAATCTTAGATGAATTTTTTGAAAATATGACATTGAAAATTCATATAAAAGTAAACAGTGGAATGAATCGGCTTGGATTTGATAAAAATGAGATTTTGGAATTGGTTAAAATAGTAAAAAAATACAATTTGAATAATAAATCAAAAAATAGATTAGAGATAATCTCAATTTTTTCGCATATTTCCGATGCAGAAAATCAGGCTGAAACAGAAAAGCAAGTTGAAAAATATGAAAAAATCCTGAAAATATTTTCTCAAAATAATGTAAGGTACAAATACAGCCATCTTCAAGCAAGCCCGCTTCTTTTCAAATATGGCAAAAAATACAACTATGACTTTGCAAGAATTGGAATGGCACTTTATGGAATGGAGCCTTTGTCAACTGATGTGGGCCTTTTGGATGTAATAACAGTAAAGTCAAAAATCATAAATATTAGAAATGTCAAGAAAAATGACAAGGTTTCCTATGGAAGTAAAGGAATTGTGAAGCATGATTCTAAAATAGGAATTGTCGCAATAGGCTATGCCCACGGACTTCAAAAGCAGATTGAAAATTCAAATAAAGCATATATTTTAGTAAATGGTCAAAAAGCCAAGATTATTGGGGAAATTTGCATGGATATGATTTTTGTTGACTTGACTAATATAGAAAATGTAAAAATGAATGATGAAGTTGTGATTATTGGAAGCCAAAAAAATGCTGAGAATGGAATTGTTGAGAAAATAACGTTGAGGCAGATGGCGAGATGGGCTAAGACAATACAGGATGATGTTTTAACAAAATTTGGAGGAATAAAAAAAACAGTAGGCTGA
- the pepT gene encoding peptidase T has product MYETLKDRFLRYVKFETRSDEKSETIPSTPTQLEFAKILVKELEEIGMENVYVNDACFVNATLPGNVDKDVPVIGFIAHMDTADFNATNVNPKIVENYDGKDIVLNEAKDIVLSVEEFPNLKNYVGKTVITTDGTTLLGADDKAGIVEIVEAMKYLIEHPEIKHGTVKVAFGPDEEIGRGADNFNVEEFGADFAYTMDGGPVGELEYESFNAAGAVFKIKGKSVHPGTAKGKLINASLIAAEIVNSFPADEVPEKTEGYEGFYFLDKINSNCEEAELSYILRDHDREKFEAKKEFAANVAKKINEKYGKELVSVEIKDQYYNMGEIIKDHMNVVEIAKKAMENLGIKPVIEPIRGGTDGSKISFMGLPTPNIFAGGENFHGKYEFVALESMILATDVIVEIVKLNGEGK; this is encoded by the coding sequence ATGTATGAAACATTAAAAGATAGATTTTTGAGATATGTAAAATTTGAGACTAGATCGGATGAGAAAAGTGAAACTATTCCATCGACACCGACACAACTTGAGTTTGCGAAGATTCTTGTGAAGGAATTGGAAGAGATTGGGATGGAAAATGTGTATGTGAATGATGCTTGTTTTGTGAATGCGACATTGCCTGGGAATGTTGATAAAGATGTGCCTGTGATTGGATTTATTGCACATATGGATACTGCAGATTTTAATGCGACTAATGTTAATCCGAAAATTGTGGAAAATTATGATGGGAAAGATATCGTGTTGAACGAGGCGAAAGATATTGTGTTGTCAGTTGAGGAGTTTCCTAATTTGAAAAATTATGTGGGAAAAACGGTGATTACTACTGACGGGACTACGCTTTTGGGAGCTGACGATAAAGCTGGAATTGTGGAAATTGTTGAAGCGATGAAGTATTTGATTGAGCATCCAGAAATTAAGCATGGGACTGTGAAAGTGGCATTTGGACCTGATGAGGAAATTGGTCGTGGTGCAGATAATTTTAATGTGGAAGAATTTGGTGCTGATTTTGCATATACAATGGATGGAGGACCTGTTGGAGAGCTTGAATATGAGAGTTTTAATGCAGCAGGAGCGGTTTTCAAGATAAAAGGTAAGAGCGTACATCCTGGAACTGCGAAGGGAAAATTAATAAATGCAAGTTTGATTGCAGCAGAGATTGTGAATAGTTTTCCAGCTGATGAAGTTCCTGAAAAAACAGAAGGATATGAAGGTTTCTATTTCCTTGATAAAATTAATTCGAATTGTGAAGAAGCAGAATTGTCGTATATTTTGAGGGATCACGATAGAGAAAAATTTGAAGCAAAGAAAGAATTTGCAGCAAATGTTGCGAAAAAAATTAATGAAAAATATGGAAAAGAATTGGTAAGTGTTGAGATAAAAGACCAATATTACAACATGGGTGAAATAATTAAAGACCATATGAATGTAGTGGAAATCGCTAAAAAAGCAATGGAAAATTTGGGAATAAAACCAGTAATTGAGCCAATTCGTGGTGGAACAGACGGTTCTAAAATTTCATTTATGGGACTTCCTACACCAAATATTTTTGCAGGTGGAGAAAATTTTCATGGAAAATATGAGTTTGTTGCACTTGAAAGTATGATTTTGGCAACTGATGTAATTGTGGAAATTGTGAAATTGAATGGGGAAGGGAAATAA
- a CDS encoding tetratricopeptide repeat protein, with protein MKKINIMKDIHRINLSAYYRLLNKEEEALRYLNEVRISRFTLPIVRYCYYMNLAEYKYYNGKKEEARKILDENIKKESNKNLLEIFLDYGDNPKQKVVELEKILPEQKNRLYKLQVENALAITYEEIGDFEKAMEFYKEVAEKESEIYFIKVAKEKVLELSLKNKEI; from the coding sequence ATGAAAAAAATTAATATTATGAAAGATATTCACAGAATTAATTTGTCAGCTTATTATAGGTTATTAAATAAAGAGGAAGAAGCATTGAGATATTTGAATGAAGTGAGAATAAGCAGGTTTACATTGCCAATAGTGAGATATTGTTATTATATGAATTTAGCAGAATACAAATATTACAATGGAAAAAAAGAAGAAGCTAGAAAAATACTTGATGAGAATATTAAGAAAGAATCTAACAAAAACTTATTAGAAATTTTTTTAGATTATGGAGATAATCCCAAACAAAAGGTTGTTGAACTTGAAAAAATATTACCAGAACAGAAAAATAGATTGTATAAACTGCAAGTGGAGAATGCTTTAGCAATAACATATGAAGAAATTGGAGATTTTGAAAAAGCAATGGAATTTTATAAGGAAGTGGCTGAAAAGGAAAGTGAAATTTATTTTATTAAAGTTGCGAAAGAAAAAGTTTTGGAGTTAAGTTTAAAGAATAAAGAAATTTAA
- a CDS encoding SDR family oxidoreductase yields MTANELDGDFCYLDVTDKDQVQYVVQSICEKYGKLSILCSNAGIFPQVAIEDMTEEDWDKVQNVNAKGTFLVAQVALKYMKKQSYGRVILTSSITGAITGYSGWAHYGASKSAQLGFMRTAALEYAKYGITVNAIQPGNVLTDGLMQAGEKYIKKMKEMIPLYTLGKPEDIGYTAVFLASREAGFITGQTIVVDGGQVLPEMPNL; encoded by the coding sequence ATGACAGCAAATGAGCTGGATGGGGATTTTTGTTATCTTGATGTTACAGATAAAGATCAAGTGCAGTATGTTGTTCAAAGCATTTGTGAAAAATATGGAAAATTGAGTATTCTTTGCTCAAATGCCGGGATTTTTCCGCAAGTGGCTATTGAAGATATGACAGAGGAAGACTGGGACAAGGTTCAGAATGTAAATGCGAAAGGAACTTTTTTGGTGGCACAGGTAGCATTGAAATATATGAAAAAGCAAAGTTACGGAAGAGTGATACTTACTTCTTCAATCACAGGCGCTATTACAGGATATTCAGGATGGGCGCACTATGGAGCAAGTAAATCAGCTCAGCTGGGATTTATGAGAACTGCTGCTTTGGAATATGCAAAATATGGAATTACAGTTAATGCAATTCAGCCTGGAAATGTCTTGACAGATGGACTGATGCAGGCTGGAGAGAAATATATCAAGAAAATGAAAGAGATGATACCGCTTTATACTTTAGGAAAGCCTGAAGATATTGGATATACAGCTGTTTTTCTGGCAAGCCGTGAAGCTGGATTTATTACAGGGCAGACAATAGTTGTAGATGGCGGACAAGTTTTGCCTGAAATGCCAAATTTATAA
- the guaB gene encoding IMP dehydrogenase produces the protein MSQKDKVVISEGLTFDDVLLIPQASSVVPHEVSLKTNLTKNLVLNIPILSAAMDTVTESKLAIALAREGGIGFIHKNMTIERQADEVSKVKRYESGMITNPITLKEDAILKDAHDLMKNYKVSGLPVVDDEGNLKGIITNRDLKYREDLSLKVVDIMTKDNLVTAPVGTTLEGAKSILLENRIEKLPIVEGTKLKGLITIKDIDNVINYPNAAKDKEGRLRVGAGVGIGTDTLRRVTALVEAGVDIIAIDSAHGHSIGVINKIKEIREAFPDLDIIGGNIVTPEAALDLIEAGVNAVKVGVGPGSICTTRVISGVGVPQITAVMNIAEVCKDKGIGVIADGGIKLSGDVVKAIAAGADCVMLGGMLAGTDEAPGEEILYNGRKFKTYAGMGSLAAMKRGSSDRYFQLEAATEKLVPEGIESMVPHKGALKDTVYQICGGLRSGMGYCGTPTIKELKENGKFVKITGAGLKESHPHDVIITKEAPNYNNSNN, from the coding sequence ATGAGTCAAAAAGATAAAGTTGTAATTTCTGAAGGATTGACTTTTGATGATGTGTTGCTAATTCCGCAAGCATCTAGTGTTGTGCCGCATGAAGTGTCGCTAAAAACTAATTTAACTAAGAATCTGGTGTTAAATATTCCGATTTTGAGTGCTGCGATGGATACGGTTACAGAATCAAAACTTGCGATTGCGCTGGCAAGAGAAGGTGGAATTGGGTTTATTCATAAGAATATGACTATTGAAAGACAGGCTGATGAAGTATCTAAGGTAAAAAGATATGAAAGCGGAATGATTACAAATCCGATTACATTGAAGGAAGACGCTATTTTAAAGGATGCTCATGATCTGATGAAAAATTATAAGGTTTCTGGATTGCCTGTGGTTGATGATGAAGGTAATTTGAAGGGAATTATTACGAATCGTGACTTGAAATATAGAGAAGATTTGTCATTGAAAGTTGTGGATATTATGACAAAGGATAATTTGGTAACTGCGCCTGTTGGAACGACTCTTGAAGGGGCAAAATCTATTCTTTTGGAAAATAGAATTGAAAAATTGCCGATTGTGGAAGGCACTAAATTAAAAGGTCTGATTACAATTAAAGATATTGACAATGTTATTAATTACCCTAATGCTGCTAAGGATAAGGAAGGAAGACTTAGAGTTGGAGCAGGAGTTGGAATTGGAACTGATACTTTGAGAAGAGTAACTGCGCTGGTTGAAGCTGGAGTTGACATTATTGCGATTGATTCGGCTCACGGACATTCAATTGGAGTTATTAATAAAATAAAGGAAATCAGGGAAGCTTTTCCTGATTTGGACATTATTGGTGGAAATATTGTAACTCCAGAAGCTGCGCTTGATTTGATTGAAGCTGGGGTAAATGCAGTAAAAGTCGGAGTTGGGCCTGGATCTATCTGTACAACAAGAGTTATATCAGGAGTTGGAGTACCACAAATAACAGCTGTTATGAATATTGCAGAAGTTTGTAAGGATAAAGGAATTGGAGTTATTGCTGACGGTGGAATTAAATTGTCTGGAGATGTTGTAAAAGCGATTGCAGCTGGAGCAGACTGTGTAATGCTTGGAGGAATGCTTGCAGGAACTGATGAGGCGCCTGGAGAAGAAATTCTTTATAACGGTAGAAAATTTAAAACTTATGCTGGAATGGGATCACTTGCGGCAATGAAGAGAGGAAGCAGTGACAGATATTTTCAGCTTGAAGCGGCAACTGAAAAATTAGTTCCAGAAGGAATCGAATCAATGGTTCCACATAAAGGTGCATTAAAGGACACAGTTTATCAAATTTGCGGTGGACTTCGTTCTGGAATGGGATATTGCGGAACACCTACAATTAAAGAATTGAAAGAAAATGGAAAATTTGTAAAAATAACAGGAGCCGGACTTAAGGAAAGCCACCCGCACGATGTTATAATTACGAAGGAAGCACCTAATTATAATAATTCAAATAATTAA
- a CDS encoding viral A-type inclusion protein has product MLKNNGKYVEKQRKNKKMKKVKKLALLSILVLGISSLSYSYEDYYQKVYTVKVSKEDLFKAVNATKNQQKKLSKIFDEYQKKAEGVEKNLVQFDVKKDKIGKIEEDRYRAIARVLSNEQLEAYNSYINSQKEMFNEKNDKVKNLVDSLNLTNVQKSRVLKYERDFKRAVGKLRDQRLTENEFVAKYNELRQQRNEKMKTVLLDDQVKLIENFTTNA; this is encoded by the coding sequence TTGTTAAAAAATAATGGAAAATATGTTGAAAAGCAAAGGAAAAATAAGAAGATGAAAAAAGTAAAGAAATTAGCACTTTTATCTATATTGGTGTTGGGAATAAGTAGTTTATCTTATTCTTATGAGGATTACTATCAAAAGGTTTATACTGTGAAAGTTTCCAAAGAGGACTTGTTTAAAGCTGTAAATGCCACTAAAAATCAGCAGAAAAAATTGTCAAAAATCTTTGATGAATATCAGAAAAAAGCTGAGGGAGTGGAAAAAAATCTGGTGCAGTTTGATGTGAAAAAGGATAAAATTGGGAAAATCGAAGAGGATAGATATAGAGCGATTGCGAGAGTTTTGTCTAATGAGCAGCTGGAAGCCTACAATTCTTATATAAATTCCCAAAAGGAAATGTTTAATGAGAAAAATGACAAGGTTAAAAATCTTGTTGATAGTCTTAATTTGACAAATGTTCAGAAATCACGTGTTTTAAAATATGAAAGAGATTTTAAACGAGCAGTTGGCAAATTGAGGGATCAAAGATTGACAGAGAATGAATTTGTGGCGAAATATAATGAATTGAGACAGCAAAGAAATGAAAAAATGAAAACTGTTTTGCTGGATGATCAGGTGAAATTGATAGAAAATTTCACGACAAACGCATGA